A stretch of the Panicum virgatum strain AP13 chromosome 9N, P.virgatum_v5, whole genome shotgun sequence genome encodes the following:
- the LOC120690861 gene encoding uncharacterized protein LOC120690861 isoform X2 → MADLQPHALFFSAPACPAGHLASFVVELLVLRQPINNLLSDSYPFPHLGILQFNNYASGGFVQIASCIFGGIVCKILLAAWLRLKQVVMGVL, encoded by the exons ATGGCCGACCTACAGCCCCACGCCCTCTTCTTCTCAG CTCCGGCCTGTCCCGCAGGTCATCTTGCTTCTTTTGTG GTTGAACTACTGGTGCTACGCCAGCCAATCAATAATCTCCTAAGTGATTCCTACCCGTTTCCACACCTGGGCATTCTTCAATTTAACAATTATGCCTCG ggtggcttcgttcaaatagCTAGCTGCATCTTCGGAGGGATTGTTTGCAAGATTCTGCTAGCAGCTTG GTTAAGGCTAAAACAAGTTGTAATGGGTGTGCTTTAA
- the LOC120690861 gene encoding uncharacterized protein LOC120690861 isoform X1: MGGGSGPAASRWIAGGVVEAMQRLADPGGGMERAADPNAGVEEAASAMAVLSRRQRERRREQDERRRHPGRGAGGENAGAVHRLSGKTATTLLQGGFVQIASCIFGGIVCKILLAAWLRLKQVVMGVL, translated from the exons ATGGGTGGTGGATCCGGTCCAGCGGCGTCGAGGTGGATCGCGGGTGGCGTCGTCGAGGCGATGCAGCGGCTGGCAGATCCGGGCGGCGGCATGGAGCGGGCGGCGGATCCAAACGCTGGTGTTGAAGAGGCGGCGTCGGCGATGGCGGTGCTGTCGAGGCGTCAGCGCGAACGGCGGCGGGAGCAAGACGAACGGAGGCGACATCCAGGCAGAGGCGCGGGTGGCGAGAACGCCGGTGCCGTGCACCGGCTGTCCGGGAAGACCGCAACCACCCTCCTGCAG ggtggcttcgttcaaatagCTAGCTGCATCTTCGGAGGGATTGTTTGCAAGATTCTGCTAGCAGCTTG GTTAAGGCTAAAACAAGTTGTAATGGGTGTGCTTTAA